A genomic segment from Diospyros lotus cultivar Yz01 chromosome 5, ASM1463336v1, whole genome shotgun sequence encodes:
- the LOC127801897 gene encoding vacuolar-sorting receptor 3-like, protein MGFGRSVVVVFLGFLLLNLSGEVIGRFVVEKNSLTVTSPDNILGTHDSAIGNFGIPKYGGTMAGTVVHPKENRKGCRSFDEFGVSFKPKSGAMPNFVLLDRGDCFFALKVWNAQNAGASAVLVADDVEEALITMDTPEEDISSAKYIENITIPSALIEKSFGEKLKKAISEGEMVNVNLDWREAVPHPDDRVEYELWTNSNDECGFKCDMLMDFVKSFKGAAQILEKGGYTQFTPHYITWYCPHAFTISKQCKSQCINHGRYCAPDPEQDFSRGYEGKDVVLENLRQLCVFRVANETNKPWIWWDYVTDFQIRCPMKEKKYNKECADSVIRSLGLDLKKVDKCMGDSDADAENPVLKEEQDAQIGKGSRGDVTILPTLVVNNRQYRGKLEKGAVLKAICAGFEETTEPSVCLSGDIETNECLDYNGGCWQDKAANITACRDTFRGRVCECPLVDGVQYKGDGYNNCQASGPGRCKINNGGCWHDTRDGRTYSACLDNGDIKCMCPPGFKGDGVKSCEDIDECKERKVCQCPECSCKDTWGSYECTCSGGLLYMRDHDTCISKTATEERSAWAVIWVILIGLAVAAGGAYMVYKYRLRSYMDSEIRAIMAQYMPLDSQVEVPNHVSDSRA, encoded by the exons ATGGGGTTTGGGAGATCagtagttgtggtgtttctAGGGTTTTTGCTGCTGAATCTGAGCGGAGAGGTAATAGGTCGGTTTGTGGTGGAGAAGAACAGCTTGACGGTGACTTCGCCGGATAATATCCTCGGAACTCACGACAGTGCCATTGGCAACTTCGGGATTCCTAAGTACGGGGGGACGATGGCAGGGACGGTGGTGCACCCCAAGGAGAACCGGAAAGGTTGCCGCAGTTTCGACGAATTTGGGGTTTCGTTCAAGCCAAAGTCCGGTGCTATGCCCAATTTCGTTTTACTCGATCGTGGAG atTGCTTTTTTGCTTTGAAGGTATGGAATGCCCAAAATGCTGGTGCCTCTGCAGTTCTTGTAGCGGATGACGTTGAGGAAGCATTGATAACAATGGACACACCTGAAGAGGATATTTCATCtgcaaaatatattgaaaacaTCACCATACCTTCTgcattgattgaaaaaagttttgGTGAAAAGTTAAAGAAGGCAATCAGTGAAGGGGAAATGGTTAATGTGAATCTTGATTGGAGAGAAGCGGTTCCACACCCAGATGATCGTGTTGAGTATGAGTTATGGACCAACAGCAATGATGAGTGTGGTTTTAAATGTGATATGCTGATGGATTTTGTGAAAAGTTTTAAGGGTGCCGCTCAGATTCTTGAGAAAGGTGGCTATACACAATTCACTCCCCATTACATAACTTGGTATTGTCCCCATGCATTCACGATAAGCAAACAGTGCAAGTCCCAATGTATAAACCATGGAAGATACTGTGCTCCTGATCCAGAACAGGATTTTAGCAGAGGTTATGAAGGGAAAGATGTAGTTCTTGAAAACTTAAGACAGCTTTGTGTATTCAGAGTGGCCAACGAGACCAATAAGCCGTGGATCTGGTGGGATTATGTGactgattttcaaattaggtgtcccatgaaagagaaaaaatacaaCAAGGAATGTGCTGACAGTGTTATCAGATCTCTAG GACTTGACCTCAAAAAGGTTGATAAGTGTATGGGAGACTCAGATGCGGATGCTGAGAATCCTGTTCTGAAAGAAGAGCAAGATGCTCAG ATTGGGAAAGGATCACGGGGAGATGTAACAATATTGCCTACCCTTGTTGTTAATAACCGGCAATACCGAG GGAAGTTGGAGAAAGGTGCTGTCCTGAAGGCCATCTGTGCAGGTTTTGAGGAAACTACCGAGCCATCTGTTTGTTTGAGTGGTG ACATAGAGACAAATGAATGTTTGGATTACAATGGCGGTTGCTGGCAAGATAAAGCAGCTAACATTACTGCGTGCAGG GATACTTTTCGTGGGAGGGTTTGTGAATGCCCACTGGTTGATGGTGTGCAGTACAAGGGAGATGGTTACAACAATTGTCAAG CAAGTGGACCTGGGCGTTGCAAGATCAATAATGGAGGCTGTTGGCATGACACTCGTGATGGACGCACCTACTCTGCTTGCTTG GATAATGGGGACATTAAATGCATGTGCCCTCCTGGGTTCAAAGGTGATGGCGTTAAAAGTTGTGAAG ATATCGACGAATGCAAAGAGAGGAAAGTCTGCCAGTGTCCTGAATGCAGCTGCAAGGACACCTGGGGTAGCTATGAGTGCACTTGCAGTGGTGGCCTTCTGTATATGAGGGACCATGATACTTGCATAA GTAAAACGGCAACTGAAGAGAGATCTGCATGGGCAGTTATTTGGGTCATTTTGATAGGTTTGGCTGTGGCTGCTGGTGGAGCATACATGGTTTACAAATATAGATTGAGG